In the genome of Megalops cyprinoides isolate fMegCyp1 chromosome 7, fMegCyp1.pri, whole genome shotgun sequence, one region contains:
- the ubxn10 gene encoding UBX domain-containing protein 10: protein MHVTRPKSSKGRCRPTLSHAKSADVSGYRNPPVTPRPPSVGPDRPDRSARSHPLLRQSSVMSTDEVAELLQNVPPPPALSLNRYRVLPSIERKPLEDEAFRRMEEKTSRLSLSDNLIVQARRGHREQHLTFFRTRAASQSSTEIASSSVVPNRKTPHPPGPGGEPAEAGILTAAPSGDQLSLLLAIRSPCGKRFQHHFLPTDTLQAVLAAAEVRHGAKYGRGVIETMEVPRRSFTDLSMTLAQCGIQNRSVLCISKEEDGSTDSA, encoded by the coding sequence ATGCATGTGACAAGACCAAAGTCCTCCAAGGGGCGCTGCAGGCCCACCCTGAGCCATGCCAAAAGCGCCGACGTCAGCGGCTACCGCAACCCCCCTGTCACCCCGCGGCCGCCCTCGGTGGGGCCTGACAGGCCGGACCGCTCCGCCCGATCCCACCCTTTGCTGAGGCAGAGCAGCGTGATGAGCACTGATGAGGTGGCGGAGCTCCTGCAGAACGTCCCGCCCCCGCCGGCGCTGTCCCTCAACAGGTACAGGGTGCTCCCCTCCATCGAGAGGAAGCCGTTGGAAGACGAGGCCTTCCGCCGCATGGAGGAGAAGACCTCCAGGCTGAGCCTCTCCGACAACCTTATTGTGCAGGCCCGGCGTGGCCACCGGGAGCAGCACCTCACCTTCTTCCGCACCCGGGCTgcctcacagagcagcacagagataGCCAGCTCGTCAGTGGTGCCAAACAGGAAGACCCCTCACCCACCTGGCCCCGGGGGTGAGCCTGCGGAGGCTGGCATCCTCACAGCGGCCCCCTCCGGCGACCAGCTTAGCCTCCTGCTAGCCATCCGGTCTCCGTGCGGGAAGAGGTTCCAGCATCATTTCCTGCCCACTGACACGCTGCAGGCAGTGCTGGCTGCTGCGGAGGTGAGACATGGTGCAAAGTACGGGCGGGGCGTCATCGAGACCATGGAGGTCCCTCGCAGGAGCTTCACGGACCTGAGCATGACTTTGGCCCAGTGTGGTATCCAGAACAGGTCGGTCCTGTGCATCTCCAAAGAGGAGGATGGCTCCACAGACTCTGCGTAA
- the LOC118780938 gene encoding ceramide-1-phosphate transfer protein produces the protein MADAVMAEDQKFCLREVLDTFKSCLSEDKEVLIDQYVAGWRGLVRFMNSLGTIFSFISKDAVSKIQIMVSHRNGENGAQYVTIQSMVKYELDNDLVDITKRGSYPESGCRTLLRLHRALRWLELFLERLRTSTEDSKTSVMCSEAYNESLAKYHPWLIRKASNMAFCALPGRPTFFEVMNVGTPEQVVAMLGDALPLISEVYQVTEELYSKHDLLDLP, from the exons ATGGCTGATGCAGTGATGGCAGAAGACCAGAAATTCTGTTTGCGAGAGGTACTTGATACATTTAAGTCATGTCTCTCGGAAGATAAGGAGGTTTTGATCGATCAATATGTGGCTGGATGGCGTGGGCTTGTGAG GTTTATGAATAGCTTGGGGACCATCTTCTCCTTCATCTCAAAGGATGCGGTCAGCAAGATCCAGATCATGGTCAGCCACCGCAATGGGGAAAACGGTGCGCAGTACGTCACTATCCAGTCCATGGTGAAGTACGAGCTTGACAATGATCTGGTGGACATCACCAAGAGGGGCAGCTACCCCGAGTCCGGCTGCCGCACGCTTTTGAGGCTGCACCGGGCCTTGCGCTGGCTGGAGCTCTTCCTTGAGCGTCTGCGCACCAGCACTGAGGACAGCAAGACCTCCGTCATGTGCTCGGAGGCCTACAATGAGTCACTGGCCAAGTATCACCCGTGGCTCATCCGAAAGGCCTCCAACATGGCCTTCTGCGCCCTCCCAGGGCGCCCCACGTTCTTTGAGGTGATGAACGTGGGCACCCCGGAGCAGGTGGTGGCCATGCTGGGGGACGCCCTGCCCCTCATCTCAGAGGTGTATCAGGTGACAGAGGAACTGTATTCCAAGCATGACCTCCTGGACCTGCCCTAG
- the ints11 gene encoding integrator complex subunit 11, which produces MPEIKVTPLGAGQDVGRSCILVSIGGKNIMLDCGMHMGYNDDRRFPDFSYITQNGRLTEFLDCVIISHFHLDHCGALPYMSEMVGYDGPIYMTHPTKAICPILLEDFRKITVDKKGETNFFTSQMIKDCMKKVIPLNLHQTVQVDDELEIKAYYAGHVLGAAMVQIKVGAESVVYTGDYNMTPDRHLGAAWIDKCRPDILISESTYATTIRDSKRCRERDFLKKVHETVERGGKVLIPVFALGRAQELCILLETFWERMNLKAPIYFSTGLTEKANHYYKLFITWTNQKIRKTFVQRNMFEFKHIKAFDRSYADNPGPMVVFATPGMLHAGQSLQIFKKWAGNEKNMVIMPGYCVQGTVGYKILSGQKKLEMEGRTTLDVKLQVEYMSFSAHADAKGIMQLIRMAEPRNVLLVHGEAKKMEFLKEKIEQEFSISCFMPANGETATVTTNPSVPVDISLNLLKREAALGGPLPDPKKPRTMHGTLIMKDNSLRLVSPEQALKELGLNEHQLRFTCRVQLQDPHSDTDTLGRVYAHLKSVLKGYTIQHLPDGTVMVESIVIKVSSTSEDPNTKVLLLSWSYQDEELGSFLSTLLRKGLPSGLC; this is translated from the exons ATGCCTGAGATTAAAGTAACTCCCCTGG GAGCTGGGCAAGATGTTGGTCGAAGCTGCATTCTGGTCTCGATTGGTGGCAAAAACATCATGCTGGATTGTGGAATGCACATGGGGTACAATGATGAC AGGCGTTTCCCGGATTTCTCCTACATTACCCAAAACGGACGTCTAACAGAATTCTTGGACTGCGTCATAATCAG ccaTTTCCATCTGGACCACTGTGGGGCACTGCCGTACATGAGCGAGATGGTGGGTTATGATGGACCCATATACATGACCCATCCTACCAAAGCCATCTGCCCTATCCTGCTGGAGGACTTCAGGAAGATCACTGTGGACAAGAAGGGAGAGACTAACTTCTTTACCTCACAGATGATCAAAGACTGCATGAAGAAAGTGATTCCACTGAACCTCCACCAAACAGTTCAG GTGGACGATGAATTGGAGATCAAGGCTTACTATGCAGGACATGTCCTCGGGGCTGCAATGGTGCAGATCAAAGTAGGAGCCGAGTCAGTGGTCTACACC GGGGATTATAATATGACTCCAGACAGGCATTTAGG AGCGGCTTGGATTGACAAGTGTCGTCCGGACATCCTTATCTCAGAGTCCACCTACGCCACCACCATCCGGGACTCTAAGCGCTGCCGGGAGAGGGACTTCCTGAAGAAGGTGCACGAGacagtggagagaggaggaaag GTCCTTATTCCGGTCTTTGCCTTAGGACGAGCCCAGGAACTTTGCATTCTTCTGGAGACATTCTG GGAGAGGATGAACCTTAAAGCCCCCATCTACTTCTCCACTGGCCTCACAGAGAAAGCCAACCACTACTACAAGCTCTTCATCACGTGGACCAATCAGAAGATCCGCAAAACCTTTGTGCAGCGGAACATGTTTGAGTTCAAACACATCAAGGCCTTCGATCGCTCCTACGCCGACAATCCTGGGCCAATG gtGGTGTTCGCCACTCCAGGAATGCTGCATGCTGGACAGTCTCTCCAAATATTCAAGAAGTGGGCTGGAAATGAGAAGAACATG GTCATCATGCCAGGCTACTGTGTGCAAGGCACTGTGGGATACAAGATCCTGAGCGGTCAGAAGAAGCTGGAGATGGAGGGAAGAACAACG CTGGACGTGAAGCTGCAGGTGGAGTACATGTCCTTCAGCGCCCACGCCGACGCCAAGGGCATCATGCAGCTCATCCGCATGGCGGAGCCGCGCAACGTGCTGCTCGTCCACGGCGAGGCCAAGAAGATGGAGTTCCTCAAGGAGAAGATCGAGCAGGAGTTCA GTATCAGCTGCTTCATGCCAGCCAATGGAGAGACGGCCACAGTTACCACCAACCCCAGCGTGCCAGTTGACATCTCTCTCAACCTCCTCAAGAGGGAGGCTGCCCTTGGAG GGCCCTTGCCTGACCCAAAGAAGCCTCGAACAATGCATGGGACCCTCATCATGAAGGACAAT AGTCTGCGGCTGGTGTCCCCGGAGCAGGCCTTGAAGGAGCTGGGGCTGAACGAGCACCAGCTGCGCTTCACCTGCCGGGTGCAGCTGCAGGACCCCCACAGCGACACCGACACCCTCGGCAGGGTGTACGCCCACCTCAAGAG TGTGCTGAAGGGGTACACCATCCAGCATCTTCCTGACGGGACAGTCATGGTGGAATCCATCGTCATCAAGGTGTCCTCAACCTCTGAAGATCCCAACACCAAGGTTCTGCTGCTGTCCTGGAGTTATCAG